One segment of Belonocnema kinseyi isolate 2016_QV_RU_SX_M_011 chromosome 7, B_treatae_v1, whole genome shotgun sequence DNA contains the following:
- the LOC117175940 gene encoding uncharacterized protein LOC117175940 produces the protein MEIFGLTLRLMFMMIFESVQSRVSLLPQSTSPPRSPSPPRFMGETIGGPIIQMEHTDVVCRGENILARYDAFHDMLVKLNAATGHPELVGSDYVTIPLTDLVPGDLLVTPRGYIYGVYEVHGEHAGFRQLPEDQWEHWRQYLRRRYPNHA, from the exons ATGGAAATATTTGGCTTAACGCTGCGCTTAATGTTCATGATGATTTTTGAAtctgttc aatcaaGGGTTTCACTATTGCCTCAATCAACATCACCACCTCGATCACCATCACCACCACGGTTCATGGGCGAAACCATAG GTGGACCAATTATACAGATGGAGCATACTGATGTAGTCTGCCGTGGTGAAAATATTCTTGCAAGATATGATGCTTTCCATGACATGCTTGTAAAACTGAATGCTGCAACTGGCCATCCCG AACTCGTGGGCAGTGATTACGTGACAATACCGTTAACAGATCTTGTACCTGGTGATTTACTGGTAACCCCCCGTGGTTATATATATGGAGTTTATGAGGTTCATGGTGAGCATGCCGGATTTCGGCAACTACCTGAAGATCAATGGGAACATTGGCGCCAATATCTGAGGCGAAGGTACCCGAATCATGCCTGA